Within Sorangiineae bacterium MSr11367, the genomic segment TGCGCCGCACGCGGAGCTTCTTCGCCGGCTCGCCTTCGTGCTCGACGTCGGGCTCGGATACCTGGCCATGGATCGCCCTGCGGCGACGCTCTCCGGCGGGGAGATGCAGCGGCTTCGCCTGAGCGCGCAACTCGGCAGCGGCTTGACCGGCGCTCTGTACGTGCTCGACGAGCCCACCATCGGACTGCACCCGCGCGACACGAAGAATCTGCTCTCGAACCTGCGCGGCCTCGTCGACACCGGCTCCACCGTCGTCGTCGTGGAGCACGACGCCGAGACCATCCAGGCCGCCGATCACCTCATCGACCTCGGCCCCGGCGGCGGAAGGCTCGGAGGGCACATCGTCGCCGAGGGACCCGCGACGCGTGTGCTCGCCGATCCGCGCTCGCCCACGGGCCGCGCGCTCGTCGAAACCGCGCGCGTGGCCAGGCCGAATCGGCCCGACGCCGATCGCTTCATCGAGCTCACCGGCGCACGCGCGCACAATCTCCAGGGCGTGAACCTTCGCATCCCCGTGGGACGCATGACCGTGGTCGCGGGGGTGAGCGGCTCGGGCAAGAGCACGCTGGTGCGCAAGGTCTTCTACCCTGCCCTGCGCCGTGAGCTCGGTCTCGTGGGCGACGATCCCGGCAAATTCTCCGCGCTCAAGGGCGCGAAGTACGTGCGGCGCGCACTCGCCGTCGATCAATCGCCCATCGGGCGCACGCCGCGCTCGGTGCCCGCGACCTTCCTCGGCATTTGGGACGACATCCGCCGCCTCTACGCGGGCTTGCCCGAGGCGAAGGTGCGCGGCTACACGCCCGGGCGCTTCTCCTTCAACGCTGGCAAGGGCGGACGTTGCCCCGCGTGCGAGGGCCAGGGCGCGATCGTCGCCGAAATGGCCTTCCTCCCCGACGTGGTTTCACCCTGCGAAGCGTGCGGCGGCGCGCGCTTCGAGCCCGCCACCTTGGACATCCGCTACCTGGGCTTGACCATCGGCGACGTGTTGCATCTCTCCTGCGAAGATGCCGCGGGCGTCTTCCACGCGCACCCCAAGATCGCGCGCCCGCTCTCCACGCTCGTCGAGCTCGGCGTCGGCTACGTGCAACTCGGCCAAGGCTCGAACACGCTCTCCGGCGGCGAAGCGCAACGCCTCAAGCTCGCCTCGGAGCTCACCGCGGGCGTGGCCCACGAGCCCACCGTCTACGTGCTCGACGAGCCCACCACGGGGCTTCATCTCACCGACGTGCGGCGCCTCATCGCAACCCTCGAGCGCCTCGTCGAACGCGGCGACACCCTCGTCATCATCGAGCACCACCCCGACATGATCGCCTGCGCCGACTGGGTCGTCGAACTGGGCCCCGAAGGCGGCTCCGGCGGCGGCCAACTCGTCTTCGAGGGCACCCCGAAGCAACTCGCCAAGGCGAAGACCGCAACGGGCCGCTACTTCGCGCAGGAAAAAAGGGCGGCAAGGTCCCGCACCGAAGAGACCTCCATCGCCCCGTAGACGTTGACGTCTGACGTCGGCGTAGTCCTTGACGGCGACGTTGACGACAAGACCTCGACGTCGTCGTTCAACGACCGCATTGGGCGGGGGCGGTGCGCCTAGCGCCCCTGCCCCGTGACCTGCTGGCACCGCTCCATGCACTCGATGTTGTCCGAGCATGCCGTGGCGCAGTCCTTCGACTTGTCCTGCTTGCTCGTGCAGCCGGGATCGCGCTCGCAGCGCTGCGGATCTTTGGCGGCGCTGCTCTGCATCGTCTTGCAGCCCCCGCCCATCACCCCCATCACCAAAACCGACGCGAACATCAGCGCGATGGGCACCGCGCGAATCATTCGCCCTCGCCCCGAATGAACGTCGGCGGCGGCGGATTCGTCTGGGCCGGGCGATCGCGCAGGCACTTGGCCATGGCCACGTCGAGCTGCGGCGAGTGTTGCGGCAGCCGCGGACGGCCCATCACGGGTGCGCCGAGGCGCGACCAGGCCATGCCCGAGTCCGAAACGCTGAACCACACGAACAACGCACGCCCGCGGATGTTCTCGTAAGGAACACCGCCACCCTGCCCGCCGAACCACAGACGCGAGTCATGGCTGTTGTTCCGGTTGTCGCCCATCACGTAGACCTCGCCCGGCTTCACGTAGAACGGGCCCTGGTACTCCTGGCTTCCGCCCATGTGATCGTACAAGGTCAGGAACGCCTCGTCGCCGAGGTACTCGATGTACAGATCGCCGTCGCGACGACCCGTGGGCGTGTCGAACTCGCTGTACGAGTAGGTACCCACCAGGCAGTGCGGCACTTCCCAGCCGTTGATCCACGGATGGCCGCTCTTGGCCTCGAGCTTGTCGCCCGGCAGCGCGATCACGCGCTTGATGAAGTCTTGCTCCGGGTGCTCCGGGAACGCGAAGACCATCACGTCGCCGCGCTCCGGCGGAAGGCTCTTCCACACCCGAGCGTGCGTCCACGGGATCGACGGCCCGTAGGTGAACTTGTTCACGAAGATGTGATCGCCCACCATCAAGGTCGGGATCATCGACCCGCTGGGGATCTTGAAGGCCTCCACCACGAACGCGCGCAGGGCCATCGCCACGGCCACCGCCACGAGGATCGACTCGATGTACTCGCGCACCTCGCTCTTGCGCCATCGGCCGAGGCGCACATCGACCTCTCCGTCGGCTTGAACGAGCGCCTCGAGGAACGCCTCCTCGTTGAACGGCGCCACCTTCATCGTCTCGCGCAGACGCTCCAGCTCCACACGAAGCTTCTCCCGCTCCTTCAGCGAGAGATCGCGCGCGATGGCCTTCTCGTTGCGCGCCAAAATGATCTCCGCCTCGTCCAGAAGGCCGCGCGCACGCTCGAACGTGGTGCGCAGGCTCTCGGGAATGTCCGGTCGCAGCGGCGGGTGCGCGTGGCGCGAAAGCGGCAGACGGAAACGCACCGCGTAGAATGCCATCTCGAAGGCCGCAAACAAGGCGATGCCCAGAGGCACCGGCTGCTCGCGCACCAGCGACTCGAGCCAGCCCAGGGTGCCCTCGTGCTCCAGCCCGCTCGGCGGCGTCAATGCCCAGATCGTCAGGCACGCCAGCAGCAGGGGCGCCAAGAGGAACCACAGCACGAAGTACAGCGTGCGCAGCAGCCGCGAGAACGTGCCCTCGGTCTCGGGCGAACCCGAGGATGGCGTGGGGTGGCTGGGCGGACCGTCGCCCGTGTGTGTGCTGCCCGAAGCCGTCGCGACGTGCCCTTCCTCGTCGCCACGCTCTCGCTCGTCAGAAGCGTCGTTTTGTTCGTGGACGGAGGAACTCATGAAGCGCGTGTGGGATCCACCTGGCTCTATAGACCCACCTTCACTTTAGAGCAATCTTCGAGTCTTACCCGTGGAGAGGACGCCCCCGACGAGGTCCACTCGCCGGGCGGCCTAAGCTGCCCGCGCTGCCCGTGCGGCTGGTGCTAGCGCCGCTTGGCGTCGGCGACGGGTTCGCGTTTGCGCGCGCCCCCGTGTTCTGCCGTTTTCTCGTCGGAATCGGGATCGTCGTCGAAGGCGAAGTCTTCGTCCGCTGCCCCCCGACCGCCCGGTGGCAACGGAGGAGGAGTTGCACCCGACGCTGCGTCCGCAGGCTTGGGCGTCTCGGCCTTCTGCGAGCCGCTGGGCCGGTTGTTGTTGTTGCCGCCCACGTTGTTCGAGCTGGCCGGCTTGCCCGGCGCACCGGGAACGTAGCCCATCGACTTCTCCGCAACGTCGACCACCCGCGTGAGCTCACGCAGCGCGATGTTCGACGCGATGATCGATGGCGTCGCCACGCTCAGATCGTGGATCGCGTGGAAGGCCTCGCTCGGCTTCACCTTCTCGCGTTGGAAGCGCAGGTCATCGATGGCAACCCGCACTTCGAGCGGGATGCGCGTGTGCCAGATCTTGCCCGGGATGGCCGTGCGCAGCGCGAGCGACGTGAGGATCGGCTTGCGCGAGTGACCGCCGATGGAGCTCTGCGACGCGAGGAACGCCTCGAAGAGCCAGGCCACCAGCTCCTGATGCGCGGGCGTGTCTTGATCCCACGGCGTGCGCTCGCGGAACTTCTGCCAGATCTCGCCCGTGGGGCCGTACACCGCAATCTCTTCGATGGTGAACGCCTCGTCGAACTGTTTGACCGTGACGTCGCCATCTTCGATGACGGAATCGATGAGCGCACCTTGGAACTCGGGCGTCTTGTTGCGCGCCGCGCGGGGCGCCAAGCCGGTGAGGCCCGTGGTGATGCGCTGACGAACATCCGGGCGCTGCACCAACCACCCCATGCGTACCGACGCAGGCCAGAGCGACCGCGTTTGCTCGGGCGTCCACCACGAGAAGCCACCGACTCGTAGTTTCTGCAGCAACTCCGCCACGAGTTGAAGAGCCGGACCCTTGCCGAGATGCGACTGCGCTTCCTGGATTAGGGTCGCATCATCGCGCTTTTCCGGATCGGCATGGCGAAGCGAAGTCGGTGAATCGGCCATGAGGCGCTCCTCTCTTTCTTTTGAATTATCTTGAACTTCATCCATTGGTACCACCCCCCCAGGCGAGTGGACAGCTTCGTTTCAGTCGCGTTGCTCCCCCAATTCGGACGTGTTCCGAATCAGGGCAACTCGGTCGAGTAGTGCCAAAGGCCGATGAAAATAGCCCCCAGCACGAAGACGACGAGGAAGCTGACCAACGCCACGCCCCACAACCCACGACGCCTGCGCACCGTCCGCGGTGGATAGACGACGGAGTCCGAATCTTCTTTGGTGGCCGGTGCGACCAAAGCGTTGTTCGTGCCCGCCGCTTCCCAAGGCACCGGCGGCGTTGCGGCATTGGGCATCGCGATGCGCATGGTCTCGCGCTGGCGCGTGTCCTTGTCCTTCCGTTGATCGGGCTCGTCCACCATCACCGAGGGCAGATCACCGACGGATACGTTGGCCTTCGGCGGCGGCACCATCTCGCGCACGACCCGTGCGCCGTCTGCACCGTTCTCCACCACCTTCTCAGGAGGGGGAGGCGGCGGAGTCGCCTTGATCTCGATGGCCCCAGGCCCAGCTTGGGGGGCCGCCTCTCTCTCCACCGGCGAAATGCGCGGCACATCCGACACCGGCTCGATGGGCATCGTCGGCGTATCGCGCCGCACCTCCACCGGCTCCGGCTTGCGCGCAGGTGTGGCCGGTGTCGTTGCGGGAACGGCCGTGAGCGGCGAGAGAACCGGGGGCGCGGTGACGGAAACCTTGGGGGGCGGAAGGTCCGAACGCGGTTTCGCCGGTGTCGACGGGAAACTCCGCGCTAGCCCCGGCCGCGGAATGGCATGCGGCTGCGACGCTCGCCCCGTGGCGGCAACGTCACTCGGCTGCGGGGGAGCCGGTGTGATCCTCCCCACGTCGAGCTTCTTCGGCGAAGGTGTGGGCGGTGGGATCTTGAACAACCCGCCCGACCCGGACGCTGGCGGCGCCGCCGGCGCCGTCGACTTGGTCACCCCCACGAGCCCAGCCCCCACCGCAGATGGCGATGAACGCGTCGGCGCGGGAATCGACTTCGCGGGCGCGCCGCCACCAACAGGAGCAGGAGCAGGAGCCGGCACGGGCAACGCCGACACGCGCTCACGCTCGGCCGGCGCCGCAGGCATTGCTGCCGCTGCCGCAGCCGCTGCCGCCTGCACCTGGGGAGGAGACGCTCCCACGGCAGGCGGAGCCGACGACGCGAGCCCCGTCGCATCGATCAGCACGCCGTTCGGCGACGTATCGTCCGTCGCCGGCTTCATCGCGGGACGCGGCTCGGTCGACGGAACCTGGACCTCCTCCGACTCTTCCTCGGCCAGGACCTCCGCCGGCAGCACGCGGCGCGTCGGCTCCTCGGAACGCACCGCGCTCTCCAGCTCCGACCAGAACTCCGCCACCGTGGACCAACGCTCCGACGGTGCGAGCGCAACCGCCTTGGCGAACGCGTTCTCGACCGCATCGAACACCGAGATCCCGAACGACCGCGGCGTGGGCCGCTTCTTCGGATCGAGGGCGGCGGCCGCGAAATCCTTTTCTTCCCCTGCACTCGAGATGGCCCGGCCCCGCATCACCTCGACGAGCACCAGCGCGAGCGCGTACACGTCCGTCGGGGGACCCCAGTCGCCCAGCTTGGGATCGAACTGCTCCGGCGCCGCGTGCGACGGGGTCGCGATCAACTGCGGAGCCTCCCCCGGTGCAATCTCGCGCGAGAGATCGCGAATCACCTTGGCCACGCCCAGATCGAGAATCTTTGTCGGAGACTCGCTCCCCGGCTCCTTCACCAGGAAAAAGCTTCCCAGATTCAGGTCGCCGTGGACGAGGTCCTGCTCGTGCGCTTGCGTCAGGGCCTTGGCCACCGACTCGAACCGAACCAGCAGCTCCGTCAGAGGACGGCCGCCCGACTCCCCGCGCAGACCACGGTCCGTCAGGTCTTGGGCGAGCGAGTGACCCTCGAGCCACTCGAGGACGGTGTACGGCACGTACACCCCGTCGTCGCTCGTGGTCATACCGCTGCCGATGCTGCGCACGAAGTGCGGGTTCTCTTTGCCGATCTGCGAGGCGGCCTTGCTCTCCTCACGGAACCGCTTGAGAAACGTCTCCGCACGCGCCGCGTCCAGCCACGAGCCAAGCTTGAAGCACTTGAGCGCGACCGGCTTTTTCGGGCCGATGTGCAGGCCTTTGTAGACGATGCTGGAGCGTCCTTCCCCGACCAAACTCTGGACGAGGAAGTGGCCCGCCAGAGTCTTTCCAATCATGCGGAAGGGGTCGAGTGAGCTCACGCGTGCCCAGTATACTCGGGAATTTTTCGCTTCTGAAGTGCCGATGTCATGCTCAAGGCGCTTCTCCGATCTGAGCGACGTAGCTTACGGCCGCCGCGCGATCATCGAGCGGGTTTTGTGGGGGTGCCACCTGCCCCGCCGTTGCTGTGTTGTCGAGGATGATGAAGTAGAGCCCTTTCGGAACTGGCACGATTTTCTTGAAAGCCACCCCTGGTTGCATCACATCGGTGGAGATGGGGGTTCCAGAGAGAGGGCCTGTCATCGGGTAATCCAGATAGAGCTTCAACGAAGCTTCGCCCTCGCTCTTGGTCATGAAGAGCACGTCGACGGCCACACCTCCATCGACGGTGCCGGTGAAGAAGAGGGCGCGACCGGAGTCTTCCACCTCGATGGGGCCGATGAAGTCGCGTTGATTCTGATGCACCTCGGTGCGGAGGTTCTCGTACGTGATGCGATCTTCACCGCGCACCTCGTACGGGTGCACCGGCCGCTTTCCCTTGTCCACCTTGCCGATGGTGAAGTCCGCCGTGCCGTTGGCCTCGCGGATGACGGTGAAGCCCTGTGAGAGCTGCGAGTTCACTAACTGCCGGCCGATACCATCCGCCATGGGTGCGATCTGGTTCATCACGTTGGCGATCGGCTGCTCGATGATCTGCGTGCGAAAATCGCTCGACGCGAGCTTCTTCGTCTTGAAGTACGCGTACATGGTGCTTCCTTCCATGAGGAAGTCCTGGTCGTATTCGATCGCACCGCTGGTGGTGAAGGTGAGCTTCTTCGTCACGTTGGTCCACGCGTAACCGGGCCCGCCGAACGTGACCGAGAGGTTGCCATCGGACATTTCGCGCGCCGAGCACGTCTGCGGGTAGAAGCGCCCCGTCACCGGTGAGTCCTCGTTCAACTTGAGCGGCGCGTTGCGGGTTGTCATCTCATGGCAAAATTCCTTCAAGCCGAAGGCCATGATGGAGCGGCGCAGCGAACGATTCCCCGGGTCGTTGATCGGCCCTTCGATGACCCCGAGCATCCGTTGCCCCGTCCCCGAACAGGACGCACAGCCCGAAGCCGATACGGCAAGAACGAGAACCGCCAGGAGCGTTCGCATCGGATTCATGCGTATCACACCCCCGTGATACTCTCCCGTCCATGGGAAAAGTAGCGGTGCTAGGGGCGGGCGCGTGGGGCACCGCGCTCGCAAAGGTGTTGGCTGAAAAGGGCGACCGCGTGCTCGTCTGGAGCCGCCGTGCGGATCTGGCAGAGCAGATCAACCGGACGCGCGAGAACGGGCGCTACCTTCCGGGGGCGCACCTACCGGACTGCCTGCAGGCGACGAGCAACCTCGCCGAGGCCATCGACGGTTGCGACATGATCGTGTTCGTCGCCCCCAGCCACGCCACGCGCGATGTCGCGCGCCTCGCCGCGCCGCACGTGAAGGACGGCATGCTCCTCGTGAGCGCCACCAAGGGCATCGAGAACGACACCCTGGAGTTCATGGACGAGGTGCTGGTT encodes:
- the lepB gene encoding signal peptidase I, with product MSSSVHEQNDASDERERGDEEGHVATASGSTHTGDGPPSHPTPSSGSPETEGTFSRLLRTLYFVLWFLLAPLLLACLTIWALTPPSGLEHEGTLGWLESLVREQPVPLGIALFAAFEMAFYAVRFRLPLSRHAHPPLRPDIPESLRTTFERARGLLDEAEIILARNEKAIARDLSLKEREKLRVELERLRETMKVAPFNEEAFLEALVQADGEVDVRLGRWRKSEVREYIESILVAVAVAMALRAFVVEAFKIPSGSMIPTLMVGDHIFVNKFTYGPSIPWTHARVWKSLPPERGDVMVFAFPEHPEQDFIKRVIALPGDKLEAKSGHPWINGWEVPHCLVGTYSYSEFDTPTGRRDGDLYIEYLGDEAFLTLYDHMGGSQEYQGPFYVKPGEVYVMGDNRNNSHDSRLWFGGQGGGVPYENIRGRALFVWFSVSDSGMAWSRLGAPVMGRPRLPQHSPQLDVAMAKCLRDRPAQTNPPPPTFIRGEGE